Proteins encoded in a region of the Paenibacillus pedocola genome:
- a CDS encoding ABC transporter ATP-binding protein, protein MNQDTPVITVTHVSRAFGSKEVLRNINLQVNKAETFGLLGPSGSGKTTLVKLLTGIDEVSSGEVQVMGVKIPSLPMLQQIGYMAQSDALYTELSAKENLEFFAALYGLKGGNRTRRIADVMELVNLQEHLRKRVDQYSGGMKRRLSLAIALLHEPPLLILDEPTVGIDPVLRQSIWRELRELNRQGTTIVLTTHVMDEAEKCDRLGMIRDGELLAVDTPAGLMQASGSATIEEAFLYYGGARK, encoded by the coding sequence ATGAATCAAGACACTCCGGTTATTACAGTAACCCATGTCAGCAGAGCTTTTGGCAGCAAGGAGGTACTTCGGAATATTAATCTTCAGGTAAATAAGGCAGAAACCTTTGGCCTTCTGGGCCCATCCGGCTCCGGCAAAACAACACTGGTGAAGCTTCTTACCGGCATTGATGAGGTTAGCTCAGGCGAAGTGCAGGTCATGGGGGTAAAGATCCCCTCACTGCCGATGCTGCAGCAAATCGGATATATGGCCCAGTCCGATGCCTTATACACGGAGCTAAGCGCGAAGGAAAATCTGGAGTTTTTCGCCGCCCTCTATGGTCTTAAAGGCGGAAACCGTACACGGCGGATTGCCGATGTCATGGAACTGGTGAACCTGCAGGAGCATCTTCGTAAACGCGTGGATCAATATTCCGGAGGCATGAAGCGGCGCTTGTCGCTGGCCATCGCTCTCCTGCATGAGCCCCCGCTGCTCATTCTTGACGAGCCTACCGTTGGCATTGACCCGGTGCTGCGCCAGTCTATCTGGCGGGAGCTGCGGGAGCTAAACCGTCAGGGCACTACCATTGTGCTGACAACTCACGTGATGGACGAGGCCGAGAAATGCGACCGGCTGGGGATGATCCGTGACGGTGAGCTGCTCGCTGTAGATACTCCGGCCGGGCTGATGCAGGCGAGCGGCTCCGCAACGATTGAGGAAGCTTTTCTATACTATGGAGGTGCCCGCAAATGA